In one window of Verrucomicrobiia bacterium DNA:
- a CDS encoding bifunctional YncE family protein/alkaline phosphatase family protein — MPNPVACFRPMGRSAWRCFLLLAGFLVMFSDMVLVAAPSGATHERVGPAGGNRFVTPANQVLTPAGLHVLLPGTRPQALALSPDGKLLVVTGKTNALLVLDPRTGAHRQTVPMPSEKAVDPEPDPVSTHILTPDKSAQVSYTGLIFSPDGTRLYLANVNGSIKVFQVDRAGQVAALFTIPLPEVNAVGRKAEIPAGLAVSADGRRLYVVLNLSNQLAEMDSRTGKILRMWPVGVAPYDVRLHGTRAYVSNWGGRAPGTHDITGPAGRGYAVRVDGVRYVASEGSITVIDLAGNRVEREILTGRHASGLALSPEGRYLCVANAAEDTISVLETQTGRLVENFTARQNPADLFGAAPNALAFGRDGHTLYACNGSQNAVAVFDFKPGRTTLRGLIPVGWYPGAMVYDRHRDTLIVANIKGIGSGALYPPGQKEKYNSHQYLGSLSIVKAPGRAALAGMTRTALQNMRYPLLREAARPARPHQPPRPVPESVGEASVFKHVVYIIKENRTYDQVLGDMPEGRGNPELCIFGEKITPNHHALAREFVLLDNTYCSGILSADGHQWTDTGITTDYMEKSFAGFPRSYPDGMEDDDVDALAYSPAGFIWDLVLGHGKTFRSYGEFGITDKFWLDRRRGPKPSWLDAYRQFLGLTNGIHISSRPAIESLRGHLATNTVGWDMDIPDVFRAAQFIKELKEFECLGQFPHLVMICLPNDHTSGTKANSPTPAAYMADNDLALGQIVEAISHSRFWRETCIFVIEDDPQNGWDHISGYRTVAFVISPYTKRRAVVSTQYNQTSILRTIELILGLPPMNQLDATATPMFDCFTETPDFTPYQARPNNIALDELNPPPKRVANALLRRHAQASLTLPLEQVDRCPEDLLNRILWHAMKGPEAPYPTWAVRWVKAEDDD, encoded by the coding sequence ATGCCAAACCCTGTTGCCTGTTTTCGGCCCATGGGCCGCAGCGCATGGCGATGTTTCCTGCTGCTGGCGGGTTTCCTGGTGATGTTTTCCGACATGGTCCTTGTGGCGGCACCTTCCGGGGCCACGCACGAGCGGGTGGGACCGGCGGGCGGCAATCGCTTCGTGACGCCCGCCAATCAAGTGCTGACGCCGGCGGGCCTGCATGTGCTTCTGCCCGGCACACGGCCGCAGGCCCTGGCCTTAAGCCCGGATGGGAAATTGCTGGTGGTCACCGGCAAAACCAACGCCCTGTTGGTGCTGGATCCCCGTACCGGGGCGCACCGGCAAACCGTGCCCATGCCCTCGGAAAAAGCCGTGGATCCCGAGCCGGATCCGGTTTCGACGCATATTCTGACGCCAGACAAATCGGCCCAGGTCAGCTACACAGGGCTGATATTTTCACCGGACGGCACCCGGCTTTACCTGGCCAACGTCAATGGCAGCATCAAAGTGTTTCAGGTGGACCGCGCCGGCCAGGTGGCGGCATTGTTCACCATCCCCCTGCCGGAGGTCAATGCGGTGGGGCGCAAGGCGGAAATCCCGGCGGGACTGGCCGTTTCGGCGGATGGCCGGCGTTTGTACGTCGTCTTGAATCTCTCGAATCAACTGGCGGAAATGGACAGCCGCACCGGCAAAATCCTGCGCATGTGGCCGGTGGGGGTGGCCCCGTATGATGTGCGCCTGCATGGGACGCGGGCTTACGTGAGCAACTGGGGCGGGCGCGCGCCGGGCACCCATGATATTACCGGCCCGGCGGGCCGCGGCTATGCGGTGCGGGTGGACGGGGTGCGGTATGTGGCCAGCGAGGGATCAATAACCGTGATTGACCTGGCGGGCAACCGGGTGGAGCGGGAAATATTGACTGGACGGCATGCCTCCGGCCTGGCGCTTTCGCCTGAGGGGCGATATCTTTGCGTGGCCAATGCCGCCGAGGACACAATAAGTGTCCTTGAGACACAAACGGGGCGGCTGGTGGAGAACTTCACCGCCCGGCAAAATCCCGCCGACCTGTTTGGCGCGGCGCCCAATGCCCTGGCTTTTGGGCGGGATGGCCACACCCTTTATGCCTGCAATGGCTCGCAGAACGCCGTGGCGGTGTTTGATTTCAAACCCGGCCGGACCACATTGCGCGGGCTGATCCCGGTGGGGTGGTATCCGGGTGCCATGGTTTATGACCGGCACCGGGACACCTTGATCGTGGCCAACATCAAGGGTATCGGCTCCGGAGCGCTGTATCCGCCGGGACAAAAGGAGAAATACAACAGCCATCAATACCTCGGCAGCCTGTCCATTGTCAAAGCGCCGGGCCGCGCCGCGCTGGCTGGGATGACGCGCACGGCACTGCAGAATATGCGGTATCCGCTTCTGCGCGAAGCCGCGCGTCCGGCGCGCCCCCACCAGCCGCCCCGGCCGGTGCCCGAGAGCGTGGGCGAGGCCAGCGTGTTCAAGCACGTGGTCTATATCATCAAGGAAAATCGCACCTATGATCAGGTGTTAGGCGACATGCCGGAAGGGCGGGGGAATCCGGAGCTGTGTATTTTTGGCGAGAAAATCACGCCCAACCATCATGCGCTGGCCCGCGAGTTTGTGCTGCTCGACAACACCTATTGCTCCGGCATCTTGAGCGCCGACGGCCATCAGTGGACAGATACCGGCATCACCACCGATTACATGGAAAAATCCTTCGCCGGTTTTCCGCGCAGCTATCCCGACGGCATGGAGGATGACGATGTGGACGCCCTGGCCTATTCGCCTGCGGGCTTTATCTGGGACCTCGTGTTGGGCCACGGCAAGACCTTTCGTTCCTACGGCGAATTTGGCATCACTGACAAATTCTGGCTGGATCGCCGGCGGGGTCCCAAGCCCTCATGGTTGGATGCCTACCGCCAGTTTCTCGGCCTGACCAACGGCATCCATATCAGCAGCCGGCCCGCCATTGAATCTTTGCGCGGCCATCTGGCCACGAATACGGTGGGTTGGGACATGGACATTCCGGATGTTTTTCGTGCCGCGCAATTCATCAAGGAACTTAAGGAGTTTGAATGCCTGGGGCAGTTTCCCCATCTGGTGATGATTTGCCTGCCGAATGACCACACCAGCGGCACCAAGGCCAACAGCCCCACCCCCGCGGCCTACATGGCCGACAATGATCTGGCTCTGGGCCAGATCGTGGAGGCCATCAGCCACAGCCGGTTTTGGCGGGAGACCTGCATTTTCGTGATTGAAGACGATCCCCAGAATGGCTGGGATCACATCAGCGGTTATCGCACCGTGGCGTTTGTGATCAGTCCCTACACCAAACGCCGCGCCGTGGTGAGCACGCAGTACAACCAAACCAGCATCCTGCGCACGATTGAATTGATCCTTGGCCTGCCGCCCATGAACCAGCTCGATGCCACCGCCACGCCGATGTTTGATTGCTTTACCGAGACGCCTGATTTCACGCCCTACCAGGCGCGGCCCAACAACATTGCGCTCGACGAGTTGAATCCCCCGCCGAAACGGGTGGCGAACGCCTTGCTGCGCCGGCATGCCCAGGCCTCGCTGACGCTGCCGTTGGAGCAGGTGGACCGTTGTCCCGAGGATTTGCTCAACCGCATCCTCTGGCATGCCATGAAAGGCCCGGAGGCGCCCTACCCCACGTGGGCGGTGCGTTGGGTCAAGGCGGAGGACGATGACTGA
- a CDS encoding tetratricopeptide repeat protein, with protein MRLPLTMRARLWLWLSGVIVALAMGGAVPLEGATSAAERRALTTAQILFNDGSYDLAERELADFVRRYPNSDRLAEAVLLQAQARFKMKNLAGAIELLQNYFPQSGTLADEYRFWIAEAHYEARQYGPAAAAYAQLLRDFPKSRRRLEAIYGEALCRFQLQEWNRVKELLGQPEGDFQRMTAGRLQDPPVVRAYLLLGETYWHTREYRAGEAALLKLNADRMPPELAWEHHHLLCRLQMADQRLTNALATSHKLMQYARAGNLRQRIADTLALQAGLYEQLQQWDEAVRVYEANLSDIATPAQRRQALLKVIELTLAQKQHAQALQKLEAFVAAYPNDPVQDLAQFTLGELKLRLYVERSSAVSGAVTTAGETNLLQVALGHFNRVITDFPQSPYTPKALLLRGWCQWLDGNYVASQAAFRQAAERLPPGPDQAVAQFKLGDTYLYQKDYSNALVQFQLVLSNYAGVAEIRTQLLDQALYQVLRASIELGDLHSAESAFRQLVEWFPESYYSDRSMLLLGQALNRVNQPARAREVFAQLVQRFPQSPLAVEARLAMARTYAQENRWEEALEHYNAWAAEETARRKVPTAEFDRAWLHYRAGRESNALELFARFVQDFPQHSLAPRAEYWIANYYFRHNDLTNAETHYQRLFLNTNWPRSELTYQAQLMAGRAALARQSVRDATNYFLVLINDTNTPTPLLLSAYFAYGDTMVDLPVFGATNVYEQFATAITILSKIPQTDPTSPLVPAAWGRIGDCYLQLAAQDPKYYDSAAEFYQLAMTNAAEVSVRSQAEVGLGLVREKQAALQPAQREALLAEAYEHYRNVLYGRNLVGEETADPFWLRRAGLAAAALKENQKDFPAAQAIYQRLKTLLPVMAEYCDRRLERLRELSVSP; from the coding sequence ATGAGGCTGCCGTTGACCATGCGTGCCCGCTTGTGGCTGTGGCTGAGCGGCGTGATTGTCGCCCTGGCCATGGGGGGCGCTGTGCCCCTGGAGGGGGCCACCAGCGCCGCGGAACGCCGCGCGCTGACAACAGCGCAAATATTATTCAATGACGGCTCGTATGATCTGGCCGAGCGCGAGCTGGCTGATTTTGTGCGGCGCTATCCCAACTCTGACCGGTTGGCCGAGGCCGTGCTCCTGCAAGCCCAGGCCCGATTCAAAATGAAAAATCTGGCCGGCGCCATTGAGTTGTTGCAGAACTACTTTCCCCAGTCAGGCACGTTGGCCGACGAATATCGGTTCTGGATTGCGGAGGCCCATTATGAGGCCCGACAATATGGGCCGGCGGCTGCGGCCTATGCCCAGCTTTTGCGGGATTTTCCCAAGTCGCGCCGGCGGCTGGAAGCCATCTACGGTGAAGCCCTGTGCCGCTTTCAGTTGCAGGAATGGAATCGCGTCAAGGAGCTGCTGGGACAGCCAGAGGGTGATTTTCAGCGCATGACGGCGGGGCGTTTGCAAGACCCTCCCGTGGTCCGTGCCTACCTGTTGTTGGGCGAAACTTACTGGCATACGCGGGAATACCGCGCGGGTGAGGCCGCCTTGCTCAAGCTTAATGCCGACCGGATGCCGCCCGAGCTGGCCTGGGAGCATCACCATTTGCTGTGCCGCCTGCAGATGGCCGACCAGCGGTTGACGAACGCCCTGGCCACCTCCCACAAGCTCATGCAATACGCCCGGGCAGGCAACTTGCGGCAGCGCATTGCTGACACGCTGGCGCTCCAGGCTGGCCTCTATGAGCAGTTGCAACAGTGGGACGAGGCGGTGCGGGTGTACGAAGCCAATCTGTCCGACATTGCCACCCCGGCCCAACGCCGGCAGGCCCTTCTCAAGGTTATCGAGTTGACCCTGGCGCAAAAGCAGCACGCCCAGGCCCTGCAAAAACTCGAGGCCTTCGTGGCGGCCTATCCCAACGATCCGGTGCAGGATTTGGCCCAATTTACCCTGGGTGAGCTGAAGCTGCGGCTCTACGTGGAACGATCCTCGGCTGTCTCCGGCGCCGTGACCACCGCCGGCGAGACGAATCTGTTGCAGGTGGCCTTGGGACACTTCAACCGCGTGATCACGGATTTCCCACAAAGTCCCTACACGCCCAAGGCGTTGCTCTTGCGCGGGTGGTGCCAGTGGCTCGACGGCAATTACGTGGCCAGTCAGGCTGCTTTCCGTCAGGCGGCGGAACGACTGCCCCCCGGGCCGGATCAGGCGGTGGCGCAGTTCAAGCTGGGCGATACCTACCTTTATCAAAAAGATTACTCCAACGCATTGGTGCAATTTCAGCTCGTGCTAAGCAATTATGCCGGAGTGGCGGAGATTCGCACGCAGTTGCTGGATCAGGCGCTGTATCAGGTGTTGCGCGCCAGCATTGAACTGGGGGATTTGCACAGTGCCGAGTCGGCTTTCCGTCAATTGGTGGAGTGGTTTCCGGAGAGTTATTACAGCGATCGCAGCATGTTGCTGCTCGGCCAGGCGCTCAATCGCGTGAATCAGCCCGCCCGCGCGCGCGAAGTCTTTGCCCAACTGGTGCAACGTTTTCCGCAATCACCCCTGGCGGTTGAAGCCCGGCTGGCCATGGCGCGCACCTATGCGCAGGAAAACCGCTGGGAGGAGGCGCTGGAGCACTACAATGCGTGGGCGGCGGAGGAAACCGCCCGCCGCAAGGTGCCCACCGCCGAGTTTGACCGGGCCTGGCTGCATTACCGTGCAGGGCGGGAGAGCAATGCGCTCGAATTGTTTGCCCGTTTCGTGCAGGATTTCCCGCAGCATTCCCTGGCGCCACGGGCGGAGTATTGGATTGCCAACTATTATTTTCGCCACAACGATTTGACCAACGCCGAAACCCACTACCAACGGCTTTTTCTCAACACGAACTGGCCGCGCTCGGAATTGACCTACCAGGCGCAATTAATGGCCGGCCGAGCTGCTCTGGCCCGGCAGAGCGTGCGGGATGCCACCAATTATTTTCTTGTGTTGATCAATGACACCAATACGCCCACCCCCTTGTTGTTGTCGGCTTACTTCGCCTATGGCGACACCATGGTGGACCTGCCGGTTTTCGGGGCCACCAATGTTTATGAGCAATTTGCCACCGCCATCACGATTTTGAGCAAAATCCCGCAGACAGATCCCACCAGCCCGCTCGTGCCGGCGGCCTGGGGGCGCATAGGGGATTGCTACCTGCAGCTCGCCGCCCAGGACCCCAAGTATTACGACAGTGCGGCGGAATTTTATCAACTGGCCATGACCAATGCGGCGGAGGTTTCCGTGCGCAGCCAGGCCGAAGTGGGGCTGGGATTGGTGCGAGAAAAACAGGCGGCGCTTCAGCCGGCCCAGCGCGAGGCTTTGCTGGCCGAGGCCTATGAGCACTACCGGAATGTGCTTTATGGCCGCAACCTGGTGGGCGAAGAGACGGCGGACCCCTTCTGGTTGCGGCGGGCCGGGCTGGCGGCGGCGGCCCTGAAAGAAAACCAGAAAGACTTCCCGGCTGCGCAGGCCATCTATCAGCGGCTTAAGACGCTCCTGCCCGTGATGGCCGAGTATTGCGATCGCCGCCTCGAACGTCTGCGTGAACTCTCAGTCTCCCCCTGA
- a CDS encoding DUF3299 domain-containing protein, whose product MQDYRTAYNKRARGESLGAKLVIAVVFLSTLGLTLWLWRREAAPPISVENLQGELILPPNTNATAGPGKVRYKPGSLPQRLVQFQYRVEKEGLSNALSSELKMANLPPGFVIYTNDISLPTSLVPDSRGFLTLGFDYLASFPFNLDAELAAGRRNPALAGEKVRAQIPEHIRQLDRRLVRLRGFLVPVRMDEELTVEFLLMRDQTLCCYGKVPRVNEWVHVQVKGRGVRPIMDIPITVEGELRVGDRWENGYFAGIYYLHAASAVFERRE is encoded by the coding sequence GTGCAGGATTACCGAACGGCATACAACAAGCGCGCCCGGGGCGAATCACTTGGAGCGAAACTGGTGATTGCCGTGGTCTTTCTTTCGACGCTGGGGCTGACCTTGTGGTTGTGGCGGCGTGAGGCGGCCCCGCCCATCAGTGTCGAAAACCTCCAGGGCGAGTTGATCCTTCCCCCAAACACCAATGCAACCGCCGGGCCGGGAAAAGTGCGTTACAAACCCGGTTCGCTACCTCAGCGCCTGGTGCAATTTCAGTACCGGGTGGAGAAGGAAGGGCTGAGCAATGCCCTGAGTTCTGAATTGAAGATGGCCAATCTGCCGCCGGGGTTTGTCATTTACACCAATGACATCAGCCTGCCCACCTCGCTGGTCCCCGACAGCCGCGGTTTTTTAACCTTGGGCTTTGATTATCTGGCAAGCTTTCCCTTCAATCTGGACGCCGAGCTGGCGGCCGGGCGCCGCAACCCTGCCCTGGCGGGGGAGAAAGTCCGTGCCCAAATACCTGAGCATATCCGCCAGCTTGATCGGCGTCTGGTGCGTTTGCGCGGGTTTCTGGTGCCGGTGCGCATGGATGAGGAGCTGACGGTGGAATTTTTGCTCATGCGCGATCAGACCCTGTGTTGCTATGGCAAGGTGCCACGGGTCAATGAATGGGTCCACGTGCAGGTCAAGGGGCGCGGGGTCAGACCCATCATGGACATTCCCATTACCGTCGAAGGGGAGCTGCGGGTGGGTGACCGCTGGGAAAACGGCTATTTTGCCGGCATCTATTATCTGCACGCAGCGTCAGCGGTGTTTGAGCGGCGCGAGTGA
- a CDS encoding YicC family protein, which yields MKSMTGYGHAECARDGYKVSVEISSVNRKQLDLLVVLPRDLEVLEAQMRDVVAQSLSRGKVTVRVTLHLSHRSGKACPRLNHELARAYLKELQQLARELKLTSPVTLDLVVQAPGVLESDEEALDAETFWPALHTALRQALEAMLRTRQREGAHLEKDLARRVALMRRSAARIRRRAPLVQKRYRQQLVERLRAAGLAHLPEDDERLLKEIVLFADRSDISEELARLESHFQQFEDARRATEPVGRLLDFLAQEMNREINTIGSKANDALIAREVVLLKTELEKFREQAMNVE from the coding sequence ATGAAGTCCATGACAGGTTATGGGCACGCGGAATGTGCCCGTGACGGTTACAAAGTCAGCGTTGAAATCAGTTCGGTCAACCGCAAGCAACTGGATTTGCTGGTGGTTTTGCCGCGCGACCTGGAGGTGCTGGAGGCGCAAATGCGAGATGTGGTGGCCCAGTCCCTCTCCCGCGGCAAGGTCACCGTCCGCGTCACCTTGCACCTCTCCCACCGCAGCGGCAAAGCGTGTCCCCGGCTGAATCATGAGCTCGCGCGTGCCTATTTGAAGGAATTGCAACAATTGGCCCGCGAACTGAAGCTGACCAGTCCGGTAACGCTCGATCTGGTGGTGCAGGCGCCTGGCGTGTTGGAATCCGACGAGGAAGCGCTCGATGCCGAAACGTTCTGGCCGGCGTTGCATACCGCCCTGCGTCAGGCGCTGGAGGCCATGCTGCGCACCCGCCAGCGTGAAGGCGCTCACTTGGAGAAAGATTTGGCGCGGCGCGTGGCCCTCATGCGCCGCAGTGCGGCCCGGATTCGCCGCCGCGCCCCCCTGGTGCAAAAGCGTTACCGCCAGCAGCTCGTCGAGCGCCTGCGAGCTGCCGGCCTGGCCCATCTGCCGGAGGATGATGAACGGTTGCTCAAGGAAATCGTCTTATTCGCGGATCGCTCAGACATCAGCGAGGAGCTGGCCCGGCTGGAAAGTCATTTCCAGCAATTTGAGGATGCCCGCCGCGCCACGGAGCCGGTGGGCCGGCTGCTGGATTTCCTGGCGCAGGAGATGAACCGCGAAATCAACACCATCGGCTCCAAGGCCAACGATGCCCTCATCGCACGCGAGGTAGTGCTCCTGAAGACCGAGTTGGAGAAATTCCGGGAGCAGGCCATGAACGTCGAATAG
- the uvrA gene encoding excinuclease ABC subunit UvrA → MAKEFIRIGGAREHNLKNLTLEIPRERLVVITGLSGSGKSSLAFDTLYAEGQRKYVESLSAYARQFLDQMQKPDVDYIEGLSPAIAIEQQSSGANPRSIIATTTEIYDYLRLLFAHLGQPHCPDSGAPMTPQTASDIVDKILALPPRTRVMLLAPVVRNEKGEFRDVIERLAREGFVRARVDGQMHELAANTRIKLDPKLRHTIEVVVDRLVVDEKIRIRLSDSVETALKWGENAVVVLHQPPEASASEVWTETLHSTRACSPVTGRSYEKVTPKHFSFNAPQGACPVCHGLGQKMVFDPALVVPVPEKSLEDGAILPWRRGGKRMIVYYKALLRGLAAHYGQSLETPWKNLPEHFRHKVLYGTGPEEIEFTFWRAGKMSKITRPFEGVLPNLERLYQESESEFTKNRLKAFMNPQPCDACGGKRLKPEILAVTLGDEALAARFKKSALVNKENKTPQIPGLSIMDVCALSIEEADAFFAALQWTDFQKQIAQDLVRDIRARLGFLKDVGLGYLTLDRESGTLSGGEAQRIRLATQIGAGLVGVLYILDEPSIGLHPRDNEKLLRTLEGLRDLGNSVIVVEHDEDTIRRADYIIDLGPGAGVHGGEVVAAGRLSEILNNPRSLTGRYLSGDLSIPVPRKRVAPAPERGWLEILGARENNLKNIHVRIPLGTLTCVTGVSGSGKSTLVDTILRRALFRQWYGSKEQPGAHTAILGADKLSKIVVIDQTPIGRTPRSNPATYTGIFNHIRELFARLPAARVRGYDAGRFSFNVRGGRCEKCQGDGLIKIEMHFLPPVYVTCEACGGRRYNRETLEINYKGLNIADVLNLTVDEAVSFFRAVPQICEVCQTMAEVGLGYLKLGQSATTLSGGEAQRLKLAAELSRKQSGHSLYILDEPTTGLHFHDVAKLLEVLFKLRAPGNTLVVIEHNLDVIKTADWIIDLGPEGGDAGGQVVACGTPEQVAATPGSHTGRFLSRVLGLPAAQSFPA, encoded by the coding sequence ATGGCAAAAGAATTCATCAGAATCGGCGGGGCGCGTGAGCACAACCTCAAGAACCTCACGCTGGAGATTCCCCGGGAACGGCTGGTGGTCATCACCGGCCTGAGCGGGTCGGGGAAGTCGTCCCTGGCCTTTGACACGCTGTATGCCGAGGGACAGCGCAAATATGTGGAATCACTGTCCGCCTATGCCCGGCAATTCCTGGACCAGATGCAAAAGCCGGACGTGGACTACATCGAGGGGCTGTCCCCCGCGATTGCCATCGAGCAGCAGAGTTCGGGAGCCAATCCCCGCTCCATCATTGCCACCACCACCGAGATTTACGATTACCTGCGGTTGCTGTTCGCACATCTCGGCCAGCCACATTGTCCGGACAGTGGCGCCCCCATGACGCCGCAGACAGCAAGTGATATCGTGGACAAGATACTGGCCCTGCCGCCGCGCACGCGAGTGATGCTGCTGGCGCCGGTGGTGCGCAATGAGAAAGGGGAGTTTCGGGATGTCATTGAACGGCTGGCCCGGGAGGGCTTTGTCCGCGCCCGCGTGGACGGCCAGATGCACGAACTGGCCGCCAACACCCGCATCAAGCTCGATCCCAAGCTGCGTCACACCATTGAGGTGGTGGTGGACCGGTTGGTGGTGGACGAGAAAATTCGCATCCGCCTCAGCGATTCCGTGGAGACGGCCCTCAAGTGGGGCGAAAATGCGGTGGTGGTTTTGCATCAGCCGCCGGAGGCATCCGCCAGTGAGGTATGGACGGAAACCCTGCATTCCACGCGCGCCTGCAGTCCGGTCACCGGGCGCAGTTATGAGAAAGTAACGCCCAAGCATTTTTCGTTCAACGCGCCGCAAGGGGCCTGTCCGGTGTGTCATGGACTGGGGCAGAAAATGGTGTTTGATCCAGCGCTGGTGGTACCCGTCCCGGAAAAGTCTTTGGAGGACGGGGCGATTCTGCCCTGGCGCCGCGGGGGCAAGCGCATGATTGTGTACTATAAGGCGTTGTTGCGGGGGCTGGCGGCGCATTATGGGCAAAGTCTGGAAACTCCCTGGAAAAACCTGCCTGAGCATTTTCGGCACAAAGTGCTTTATGGCACGGGCCCGGAGGAGATTGAATTCACTTTTTGGCGGGCCGGCAAGATGAGCAAAATCACCCGGCCTTTCGAGGGGGTGCTGCCCAATCTCGAGCGTCTGTATCAGGAAAGTGAAAGTGAATTCACCAAAAACCGGCTCAAGGCTTTCATGAATCCCCAGCCTTGTGACGCCTGTGGCGGCAAACGGCTCAAACCGGAGATCCTGGCCGTGACGCTGGGCGATGAGGCGCTGGCGGCCCGGTTCAAGAAAAGCGCCTTGGTAAATAAAGAAAACAAGACGCCACAGATTCCGGGTCTGTCCATCATGGACGTATGCGCCTTGTCCATTGAAGAGGCGGATGCCTTTTTTGCGGCCCTGCAATGGACCGATTTTCAGAAACAAATTGCCCAGGACCTGGTGCGGGATATCCGGGCCCGGTTGGGCTTTCTTAAAGATGTGGGGCTTGGTTACCTTACGTTGGATCGGGAGAGCGGGACGTTGAGCGGGGGCGAGGCCCAGCGGATCCGGCTGGCCACGCAAATTGGGGCCGGCCTGGTGGGTGTGCTTTACATTCTGGATGAGCCGAGCATCGGGCTGCATCCGCGCGATAACGAAAAATTACTGCGCACGTTGGAGGGATTGCGCGATTTGGGCAATTCGGTGATTGTGGTGGAGCATGATGAAGACACCATCCGGCGGGCCGATTACATCATTGACCTGGGCCCTGGCGCCGGCGTGCATGGGGGGGAGGTAGTGGCAGCCGGGCGGTTGTCCGAGATTCTGAACAATCCTCGTTCCCTCACCGGCCGTTATCTGAGCGGGGATCTCAGCATCCCCGTGCCGCGCAAGCGGGTGGCGCCGGCTCCCGAGCGCGGCTGGCTGGAAATCCTGGGGGCCCGGGAAAACAATCTTAAAAACATCCATGTGCGTATTCCGCTGGGCACGTTGACGTGCGTTACGGGGGTGAGCGGCTCGGGCAAAAGCACGCTGGTGGATACCATCCTGCGGCGCGCCCTGTTCCGCCAGTGGTATGGTTCCAAGGAGCAGCCAGGGGCGCATACCGCCATTCTGGGGGCCGACAAGCTCAGTAAAATTGTGGTGATTGATCAGACGCCCATCGGGCGCACGCCGCGCAGCAATCCGGCTACGTACACCGGCATTTTCAATCACATCCGGGAATTGTTCGCGCGGCTGCCGGCGGCGCGGGTGCGGGGTTATGATGCCGGCCGGTTCAGTTTTAATGTGCGCGGCGGGCGTTGCGAAAAGTGCCAGGGGGACGGTTTGATCAAAATCGAGATGCACTTTTTGCCGCCGGTGTATGTCACGTGTGAAGCCTGTGGCGGCCGCCGCTACAACCGCGAAACGCTGGAGATTAACTACAAAGGATTGAATATTGCAGACGTGCTCAACCTCACGGTGGACGAGGCGGTTTCCTTCTTCCGGGCGGTGCCCCAGATTTGCGAAGTCTGCCAGACGATGGCCGAGGTCGGACTGGGCTATCTTAAGCTGGGCCAATCTGCCACCACCCTCAGCGGGGGCGAAGCCCAACGGTTGAAGCTGGCCGCGGAGCTGAGCCGCAAACAAAGCGGCCACTCGCTCTATATTTTGGACGAGCCAACGACGGGTCTGCATTTTCACGATGTAGCCAAATTGCTGGAGGTGTTGTTCAAGCTGCGCGCTCCGGGGAACACGCTGGTGGTGATTGAGCATAATCTCGATGTGATTAAAACCGCCGACTGGATCATTGATTTGGGCCCGGAAGGGGGGGACGCCGGGGGGCAGGTGGTGGCTTGCGGCACCCCGGAGCAGGTGGCGGCCACGCCGGGCAGCCATACCGGCCGTTTTTTAAGTCGCGTTTTGGGCTTGCCCGCGGCACAATCCTTCCCTGCATGA